The genomic window CATAAGCTCCGAGGGGCATACCACCACCTAATATCTTCCCCATACAGGTAATGTCTGGGTCTCTGCCAAAGAGCTCCTGTGCACCACCCTTTGAAAGCCTAAAGTTTGTTATCACTTCGTCGCATATGACTAAGGCACCGTATTCCCTTGTTATCTCTCTTATTTTCTCTAAGAAGCCCGGCTTTGGCAGAACCACCCCCATATTGCCTGCTACAGGCTCTACAATTACACAGGCTATGTCCTCTCCATATTTTCTGAAGACCTCCTCAAGGGCTTGTGGGTCATTGTAAGGAATTACGAGGGTGAGGCTTGCTATCTCTTCTGGAACTCCTGGCGTCCCCGGTATACCAAGGGTGGCAATACCAGAGCCAGCACTCACCAAAAGGCTATCTCCATGTCCATGATAGCATCCATCAAATTTCACCACGTATTTTCTTCCCGTATATCCTCGTGCTAACCTTATGGCGGACATGGTAGCCTCTGTGCCAGAGGAAACAAATCTAACCATTTCCACCGAAGGCATTGCAGACACCACAAGCTCCGCAAGGGTTATCTCATGCTCGTTGGTTAGTCCATAAGAGAGACCTTTCTTAGCTTGCTCATACACTGCTTCCACCACTTTGGGATGGGAATGCCCAAGTATAAGAGGACCCCAAGACATGAGAAAGTCAATGTATTCTTTGCCCTCCACATCCCAAAGCCTTGAGCCTTGAGCCCTTGAGACTATTATAGGCTCTCCACCTACAGCCTTAAAAGCTCTAACAGGAGAGCTAACACCCCCTGGCATAAGTGCCTTTGCCTTTTCAAAGAGCTCAATGTTCCTCATTTAGACCCTCCACATCTTCTGGGTAGGAATAAACCTCAAAGCCATACTCCTTTGCAAGGTTCATCGCCTTTGAGTCCACCATAGGGGATATAATCAAGACCCTATCTACCTCTTTGCCTTCTCTCTTTTTGTAAAACTCCACTTTTCTTTTCAAAACAAACACATCAGGCTTACTAATTGAAGACTTTATCTCCGCAATAAGGGTTTTACCATCCCTTATTATCAGGTCAAGCTCCACTTGGTCTGGTCTTCCAAAGACTTCTCCCTCTTGGTCGTAAGCTAAATACCTTTCCACCTTCACAGGAAAGTCTTCTTCAAGTATGCCTTTTATAGCCTCTCTAAAGGAGCTTTCCGCTCTTAGACCCCACCTTGCACCCAATGCTCCTATGCCTGTGTCGTATTTCCTATGGAGTTTCTTAATCTCTTCCATTAGCTCTCTGTTTATTTTCTGTTGCTCTTCCCATCTTCTTTGTTGCTCTTCCCATCTTCTGTTTTGTTCTTCCCATAGTTTCCTTTGCTCCTCCCATCTTCTATTTTGTTCTTCCCATCTTTTATTCTGCTCTTCCCATCTTCTTTCTTGCTCTTCCCATCTTCTGTTCTGCTCTTCCCATCTTCTATTTTGCTCTTCCCATCTCTTGTTCTGTTCTTGCCAGAGAGCGCTTTGTTCTTGCCATCTTCTTTCCTGCTCTTCTCTGAGTCTCACAAGCTCATCGCCTATTTTTACCAATTGTCTGTATAGCTTCTCTATATTGTCTTCTGTTTTTTCCCTGTCCGCAAAGTAAGTGGAAAGCTCCTTAACTACGTATTCTCTGAGCTCGGGTTCTTGCAAAACCTTTCTCAAAAACCTTTTCGCCTTCTCTACAAAAACTCTTTTTGCCATGGCAAGACTTATATTATATTATCTTTACTTTTAGATTCCTCCGGAGGTAGCAAGATGGCAAGTGTGCTTGGACTAAAGTGCAGAGAATGCGGAAGGGAGTACAGCTTAGAACCCATTCATGTGTGTGAGTATTGCTTTGGTCCCCTTGAGGTGGTTTATGACTACGATGAGATAAAGAAAAAGGTCAGCAGGGAAAAGATACAGGAGGGTCCAAAAAGCCTATGGAGGTACATTGACCTTCTGCCGGTAGAAGAGCCAAGGGTTGGTCTAAATGCAGGTTTTACGCCTCTCAAAAAGGCTGAAAACCTTGGTAAGATGCTTGGGCTTGAAAACCTCTACATAAAGGACGATTCTGTGAACCATCCCACGCTCTCTTTCAAAGACAGAGTGGTCTCCGTTGCCATATCAAAGGCAATAGAGTTTGGTTTTGACACCGCTGCGTGTGCTTCTACAGGAAACCTTGCAAACTCTGTGGCAAGCCACTCCGCTCAAGCTGGTCTTAATTGTTTTGTTTTCATACCTGCCAACCTTGAGTCCCAGAAGATATACGGAAGTCTTGTTTTTGCTCCCACGGTGGTGGCAGTGGAGGGCACGTATGACGACGTAAACAGACTTTGCTCTGAAATTGCCAATGAGCTCCAATGGGCTTTTGTAAACATAAACATAAGACCCTTTTACGCGGAGGGTTCAAAAACCCTTGCCTTTGAGGTTGTAGAACAGCTTGGATGGAGAGCTCCAGACGCAGTGGTAGCCCCAGCAGCTTCTGGGTCCCTAATTACCAAGATATGGAAGGGTCTAAAAGAGCTCGTAAGGGTTGGTCTGATAGAGGAGATGAATACAAGGGTTTACGGTGCACAAGCGGAAGGGTGCTCTCCAATAGCTCAAGCGTGGAAAGAAGGAAGAGACTTTATAAAGCCTGTAAGACCCAATACCATAGCCAAGTCCATAGCCATAGGAAATCCAGCGGACGGCATATACGCCCTGCAGGTTACCAAGGAAAGCAGAGGAGACTGGGAAACTGCTACCGATGAGGAGATAATAGAAGGCATTAAGCTCCTTGCGGAGACAGAAGGTATATTCACAGAAACCGCAGGCGGGACAACCATAGCGGTCCTTAAGAAACTGGCACAAAAGGGTGCTTTTAGAAGGGACGAGGTGGTAGTAGCCTACATAACAGGCAATGGCTACAAGACTATGGAAGTCCTTGACAATCATCTAAAAGAGACTATACATATAAAACCAAGCCTTGCGGACTTTAAGGAGAAAATACTGGCTCGTGTTTAAATACCTTGCCCATATCCTCTTTCTCCTCCCCCTTTTTTTTCTAATTTCCTGTTCTCAGGAGACTTTGCCTAAAATACAGGTAAGGACTCTTGAAGGTAAGGAGGTGTATCTCTCGGACTACAAAGGGCAAAAAATCCTCATTTACGTGTGGAGTAGAACTTGTGTGGGACACAGCGAGCATCTAAGGAAGTTAAACGACCTACAAGAAAAGAAGAAAGACCACCTTATCATCTCCTATGCGGTGGCTATGGAGCCTGAGGATGTAATAAAAAGCTATCAAGAGTTAGATATAAAACCCAGATTTCTCACTCTCGTGGATACAGAGGTAAGGTTTAACGATTATTTTCCCATTACCTTTCTGCCGTCCACTTACATATTTGACGAGAAGGGTAGGTTCGTAAGTAGCCATCCCGGTCTATATATCCCATAAAAGTCCAAGCCATGCTATAATCCTTTTTCTATGAAGGACATAGGACAATACAACCATAAGGCAATAGAGTCCAATCACTCAAAGAGGTGGATAGAGAAGGCTCTTTATTCTGTAGAAAACCCTTCTTTTCAAAATAGGTTTTCTGTAGTTATACCTCCACCTAATGTGACAGGTTCTTTGCATATGGGACATGCCTTAAATGCCACTTTGCAGGATATAGTTTGTAGATGGCAGAGGATGCTTGGCAAGGATGTGGTCTGGGTGCCAGGCTTTGACCATGCGGGTATTGCGACCCAGTATGTGGTGGACAAACGTCTTCAAGAAGAAGGACTAAGCAGGTTAGAGCTCGGTAGAGAAGAATTTCTCAAAAAAGTCTGGGAATGGGTTCCTATATCAAGAAACGCTATAAGACAACAGCTTGAAAAGCTCGGTGTTAGTGTAGATTGGAAGAGGGAGAGGTTTACCCTTGACGAAGGCTTTTCAAGAGCGGTCAGGCACGCCTTTAGAAGGTTATACGAAGAGGGTCTCATATACCGTGCGGAGTACATGGTAAGCTGGTGTCCAAAAGACCTAACCGCCCTTTCTGACCTTGAGGTGGAACACGAAGAAGAAGAGGGAAAGCTCTACTACATACGCTACCCTCTTGAGGACGGTTCAGGCTACATAACCGTTGCTACCACAAGACCAGAAACCATGCTCGGAGACACTGCGGTTGCGGTCCATCCTCAAGACGAAAGGTATAAGAACCTTGTAGGTAAGAAGGTTAGACTTCCCCTTGTGGATTGGAAAAGGATAGCTATGGATGGCTCAGAGGTGGAAAACCTTATCCCCATTATAGCGGATGAAAGGGTAAAGCCTGAGTTTGGAACGGGAGCGGTAAAGATAACACCCGCACATGACCCTCTGGACTTTGAAATAGGAAAGTCTCACGGTCTTGCCTTTGTGCAGGTAATGGACCAGTTTGCCAATATGAACCAAAATGCGGGCAAGTTTGCAGGGCTTGACAGATATAGTGCGAGGAAAAGGATAGTGGAGGAGCTTGAAGAACTTGGACTTCTTGAGAAGGTGGAAAATCATAGACATGCGGTTGGTAAATGTTATCGCTGTAAAACTGTTCTTGAGCCTATGGTTTCTACCCAATGGTTTCTAAAGGTCTCGGACCCCAGAATAAAAGAAAGGGCTACACAGGTAGTCAAAGAAGGTCTCATAAAATTTGTCCCAGAAAATTGGAAAAAGATATACCTCCAGTGGATGGAAAACCTCAAAGACTGGTGCATATCCCGTCAAATATGGTGGGGACATAGAATACCCGTATGGTATTGTGAGGACTGCGGGCACGAAAACGTGTTTACCGACGAAGACTTTGACAGGGTCTATGACAAACTCATCTTTAACCTCATAGCGGACCGCAAAATAAAGGAGGAATTTACTCCAGAAGAAGTAGCCAGTATACTCCACTCTCCCTCCTTTGTCCATCCAGAGCTCACCGTGTTGGACTTTTACAAGAAGTTTGCCTTTCATAAATATCACTCTACCGAAGTGGATGCTAATTCTCTAAGGCTCTTTTTCACCCAAGACCTAAACCCCATGGCTATTCTCACAGAAAAGAAGAGCAGATACAGGTATGACAGCAAGAAGAAAACCTACAGGTTTGTTTTGCGTTGTAAAAAGTGCGGTTCTGAAAATCTAAGGCAAGAAACAGACGTGCTTGATACATGGTTTTCCTCTGCCCTTTGGCCCTTTGGTGTCTTTGGCTGGCCCGAGGAGACACAAGACCTCAAGGGACTATACCCCACAGACCTCTTGGTAACAGGCTTTGACATTATCTTTTTCTGGGTTGCCCGTATGGTGATGATGGGCACTTACTTTATGGAGGATATTCCTTTCAGGGATGTATACATACATGCTCTTATAAGGGATGAAAAGGGACAGAAAATGTCCAAGACCAAGGGTAATGTGATAGACCCTCTTGATATTGTGGAGAAGTATGGTGCGGACGCACTGCGTTTTACCTTGGCTATTCTTACACAGCAGGGAAGGGATATAAGGCTCTCTGAAAAGCGTTTTGAAGGTTATAAGCACTTTGCCAACAAGCTGTGGAACGCAGGCAGGTTTATACTTATGAACCTTGAGCCAGACCTACTTACAAAGCTACCCTACTGTGCACCACCAAGGGTAGAAGACCTCTGGATAATTACAAAGTTAAATAGGACCATAGAAAAGGTAAACAAAGCCCTTTCAGAATACGAATTCTCAGAAGCTGCAAAAGAGCTATATGAGTTTATATGGAGCGAGTTTTGTGATTGGTATATAGAGTTTTCAAAGCTCAGGCTATACGCCAAACCAGAGGAGAATGTGTCAGAAGAAGAGAGAAAGGCACAAGAAGAAGCCATAAACAGAGAAAAAATAACCGTTCAGGCAACCTTACTAAACGTATTTGAAAAGACCCTTAGGCTTTTGCATCCCTTTATGCCCTTTATAACAGAGGAACTATGGCTTGAGCTTCCCACAGCCCACAGGGAAAGCATATCTTTGGCAGATTATCCCCAGCATAACCCCTCAGAGGTCTACGAAGAGGCGGAAAAGAAGGTAGAAAGGCTAAAGGAAATTATCTCTGCCATACGCTCCCTCAGAAGCGACTTAAGAATTGAACCTTCACGGAAGATAAGGCTCTACTACAAGGCAGGAGAAAGCAAGGGGCTTGTGCAGGAGTTTATGCCCCACATCTTGAGCCTTGCAAGATTAGAGAGTTTTCAAGAGGTGCAAACAGAACCACCCAACTGTGTAGCAGGCTTTTCAAGAGATTTTGAGTTTTATCTCCCCGTAGAGGAGGGTATAAAGGTTCAAGAGCTACTAAACTCCTATTCAAAAAGGCTCTCGGAAATAGAAAAGTCTTTGCAAGGCTTTCAGCAAAAGCTAAGCAACGAAAACTTCTTAAGGAGAGCCCCAGAAGAAGAAATTAACAAAGCCAAAGAATTCCTTGAAGAGCTCCGAGAGGAAAAGCAGAAGGTGGAGAGCCTACTTTCTTTTCTAAGGCGTTTGGTGTGATAGGATGTTTATACGCACATGAATACTATCTAACTGAAAAGGGACTTAGTGCTTTGGAATAGTTATGCTCTAAAAACACCGCTGAGAAGTCTCCACTCTCTTAACGCTTTAGTTCATGGAGCTCACGCGCCGCTGCGTAAAGCACTGCGGTGGCCACCACTTCAGAGCCTACCTTTGCGGTGCCTTTCATTTTAGATAGGCTTTTCTTTAGGGATATAACCTCAAGCTCCAGCAGGAGCTGGTCACCAGGATAAACCGGTCTCTTGAACCTTGCTTCATCTATACCTGCAAACACTATGGCATACTTTCCTATTTCAAGTCCAAGGGATTTTATCATAAGAATACCACCCACCTGTGCCATGGCTTCAAGAATATAAACACCCGGCATGAGAGGAAAGTTAGGAAAGTGTCCCTGAAACACAGGCTCATTCACAGACACATTTTTGATCCCCACTATTCTCTTGCCCACCTCCATCTCAACAATCCTATCCACAAGGAGTATAGGGTATCTGTGCGGTAAGATTTCCATTATTTCTCTCGTGTTCAGCATAGCTAAAGATTATAAGCCAAATTTTCATAAAATTTTAATCCTTAGTGGTGTATACTTTTGGCATCAAGTGTGGAGGTATTAACATGAAGAAGATTGTCTACTTGGCTCTTGCTTCTGGAGCATTCTTTGCCTTTTCCTGTCAGCAGAAGCCTGCGGAACAGCCTGCACAGCAGGCACAGTCTCAAGGACAAGCACAACAGCCAGCACCTCAGGCAGAACAAAAGCCAACAGAACAACCTAAGGCGGAAGAAAAGCCTGCACAACAAGAGGCTCAAGCTCCAGCAGGACAGCAAGTAGCTCAAGTAAAGGACATGCAGGCTTTTGCCCAGCAGAAGGGCTGTTTTGCATGCCATGACATAAACAACAAGAAGGTGGGACCTGCCTTTAAGGAGGTTGCAAAAAGGTTTGCGGGACAGCCTAATATAGAAGAAGAGCTCGCTAAGAGGATAAAGAACGGTGGTGTGGGAACATGGGGTCAGGTGCCTATGCCTCCTCAGAATGTTACAGAGCAAGAAGCTAAGGACTTGGCTAAGTGGGTGCTTAGCTTGAAGTGAAGGAAATTCTCAGAGGTTTTATAGAGCTTCACTTTAAAAAACCTGTGGAGGTCTCTCAGTTTCATGTAAGGGACCTCCTTCTTCTTTCTCTTTTTCTTGACTACTTTGGGCTTGACAATCCTCTCGGTGTCTATGTACTTGACCTATATCCTCTAATGCTTCATGAGTTTCACATCTGGCATAGAAGTGTAGGTCTTGAAAGAGGAGGGCTTAACTTTCTACCGTGCTGTTGAAAAGGCTTGTATTCTTTGGAGGAAAGGGAGGCGTTGGTAAAAGCACTCTATCCTGTGGTGTAGCCCTTAGGCTCTCTAAGATAGACAAGACGATACTCCTTTCTGTTGACCCAGCCCACTCCCTGTCGGGCATACTGGGAGTGCCCGTGGGAAGCCACATAAAGCATGTCAAAGAGAGACTTTTTGCGGTGGAGCTGGATGCTCGGGTGCTGGTGGAGGAGTATGCCCAGAGGGTCCTTTCCGCCCTTGGCGAGCTCCTGCCCTCTGTAAGCTCTGGCATAAGGGAATACGCAAGGTATCTAAAAAGCTCTCCCACCGCTCAGGAAACTGCGGCTCTTGATAGGCTCTTAGACTACTGCCAAGAGTTTACTTATGTAGTGGTGGACTCTGCGCCCACTGGTCAGATGCTCAGATTTTTTGAAACCGCCCATATGGTAGAAGGATGGTATGGATTTCTCCATAAGGTTGCCAAAGAGAGACACAAGGTGGAGAGCTTTATGGGGAGGGAAGACAAACTCATAGGGTTTATACAAAACAGAAAGGAGAGGCTTGAGACACTGCTTCATGTGTTGAGGGAAAAAGCCCTTGTTTTTGCAGTTGCCAATGAGGAACCTCTCTCCCTGCAAGAAGCCAAAGAGATAAGGGAAAAGCTGAGGGACATGAAGGTTTACACTGTGATAAACCGTTGGCACAGTATGGAGTGCGATTGTATAAAAGTGCCAGAGACCGAAAGACCTTATGGCTTGGAAGCTTTGGAAGGGTTTAGGGTGGAAGAGATAGTGGAGTTTGTTCTTAGGTAAGTAAACCATTTCCTCAGCTCTATGCCAAGGAAGGTGAGTATGGGTAGGAGGACTACATAGGGTATATGCCTTGGTGAGAGGGCGACCGCATGGAAGTAATCCGCAAGCACGGTTATGGCAGATAGCTGGAGCACAGCTCCGAGGAAAATGCCAAGGTATACATAAGGGTTTAATTTTATATGCTCTATGGGATTTCTGAAGAAGGGTCTTTCGCTTACTTCCTGCACTCCAACCGCCCATTGGCTCACCACCGCCGAGGTAAAACTTATGGTAAGTGCCAACTCGTAAGGATAGTTTTTCAGAAGGTGTAGAAAAAGGAAGTAGTGCATAAGAGCCATCAAAAGCCCATTGTAAGCCAAGGTTATGAGCTGTTCTCTACCTATGAAAACCTTCATGGGGTTCTTGGGTTTTTCCCTCATGGGGTCACCCTCATACTTTGTAAAGGGATAGGCTTTGTCTTGGACGCCGTCGGTCACCAAGTTTATCCAGAGTATCTGCGTGGGATAAAGGGGCAGGGGCAAGCCAGTGATTATTGCCAGAGAGTTGTATAGAATCTGGAAGGAGTTGGCAGAGAGTAGATACCTTATAACCTTTGAGATGTTCTTGGCTATAAGCCTTCCTCTCTTTATGGCGTTGACTATTATGGCGAGGTTGTTGTCCACTATTACCATCTTGGCGGCGTCCTTTGCCGCCTGAGAGCCTGAACCCATAGCAATACCCAAATCTGCCACCCTCAAAGCCGGTGCGTCGTTGGCTCCGTCGCCGGTTACCGCCACTATTTCGCCCCTTGCCTGCAGGACTCTTACTATTCTGTATTTATCCTCTGGCGTAGCCCTTGCTACCACGCCTACTCGCCTAAGCACATTGTAAAGCTCATCGTCGCTGTATTTTTCAAGGTCCTTGCCCTCTATGGCTATGTCTTTGTCCTCATATATTCCCACCATGCTCCCTATGGCTTTGGCGGTCAGCAGGTTATCCCCCGTTATCATTATCACCCTTATGCCTGCCCTCTTTGCGGTCTCCACCGCCTCCTTTACCCCTTCTTTGGGCGGGTCCATAAAGCCCACAAGTCCCACCACCTCTATCTTCACTTCATCTACACTCTCTGGAACTTTGTCAAGCCTCGCATAACCGAAGGCGAGAACCCTCAGCCCTTTCTGTGCCAGCTTATCATGTGCCTGCCAAACCTCCGCAGGACAACCTTCTTTGCACATGCGGGCAAGGCTCTCTAACGCACCCTTCACATAAAAGTCAAAGCCAGAACCTCCAGAGACTATAACCGCCATGAGCCTTCTTTTTGTATCAAAGGGATGCTCCCATAGTCTTTCGTAGCCTTTTCTTAGTGCTTCCCAGTTTACCCTTTCCTCCTCAAGCCATTGCAGGAGTGCCACCTCAAGAGGGTCTCCCTTTAGTGCATCCGCATCGTTGCAAAGAGCGGAGCATAGAAAGAGCTTTCTTTTGTTATAAGCTACATATTCGCTGACCTTCAGCTTGCCGAGAGTTATAGTGCCTGTCTTGTCAGAGCATATGTAGGTGGCACTTCCAAGGGTTTCCACCGCTGGAAGGTATTTTACCAACACCTTTTCCCTTGATAGTCTAACCGCACCCACCACAAGGGCTATGGTGACCACTATGGGAAGTCCCTCTGGCACTGCAGAGACCAGCTGAGCTATGGCAAAAAACACTATGGTTTTTGCATCCCTCCCTTGGAATATTCCTATCGCCACCAGCAAAGACAGGAAGATGAGAAGTATAAGTATCCACCTCCTTCCAAAGCTACCCAGGGCTTTTGTGAGGGGGCTTTCTGGGGATTTTTCTTGTAGCCTCTGGGCTATTCTTCCAAGCTCCGTGTTCTTGCCTGTGGCAAATACTACTCCAAGTGCTTTTCCCCTTACCACAGTAGTTCCCTTATACAGACAGTTGCTCCGTGCGTGAAGGGGTGTATCTTCTGCAAGAACAGTCCCCGCCTCCTTTTCTACAGGCAGAGACTCACCAGTTAGCATGGCTTCGTCCACCATAAGCCCCGCACTCTCAATGAGCCTCATGTCCGCAGGGACCACATCCCCCTCGCCCAGAAGAACAAGGTCTCCCGGCACAAGTTCCATGCTGTCCACTTCTTTCTCTACACCATCCCTTATGACCTTAACCTTTAGAGCGGTAAGAGATTTGAGGGCCTCTATGGAGGCTATAGCCTTAAGCTCCTGATAGAAACCCAAAAGCCCGTTTGCGATCAAGATGCCATAGACCACTACCGCATCCTTTAGGTCTCCAAGAAAGAGGGCTATAAAGCCGGCCACAAAGAGTATAAGCACAAAGGGGCTCGTGAACTGTCTTACAAAAACCCTGAGCTTGCTCTCCTTTTCCTCCCTTAGCAGGTTATACCCGTAAAGGGTAAGCCGTCTTTCCACCTCCTTCTCGCTCAGCCCTTCAGGGCTTGTTTGTAGCTCCCTCAGGCTCTCCTCCGGATTCTTGTGGTGCATGCAAGAATTTTATGGTATAATCTTCTTACCATGCAAGAGCTAAGCCTAAGCCATGTATACTTTGGCATGCTTGCCATGGCGATTTCTATAGGTCTCATTTCTCTGGCAGGTAGGCCCTCTATCAAGCCTACAAAGTTCCAAGCCTTCTGGGAAGGGTATGTGCGTTTTGTCAGGAGCATGGTTCTTGAAAACATGGGGCATGAAGGACTAAGGTATGTTCCTCTCATAGCTAGCATAGGGCTATTTGTGTTCTTTTCCAACCTCCTTGGCATGGTCCCTGGGCTTGAGGCTCCAACGGGTAATGTAAACACAAACCTAGCATTGGCTCTTATAGTCTTTCTTCTATACAACATAGAAGGCTTTAGACTGCACGGTGTAGGATACCTAAAGCACTTTGCTGGTCCAAACCCCTACCTTGCACCTGTTTTCTTCCTGATAGAAGTAATTCCCCATCTGGCCAGACCCATAACCCTTACGCTGAGGCTTTTTGCCAATATGAAGGGCGGTGCACTACTGTTGGTAGTCCTTGTTGGTCTTGTAGTTCAGAACCCATTCACTATGGTTGTTTCTCCTGTATTTTTGCTCTTCATAATAGCCATAAAGTTTCTTGCGGTCTTTATACAGTCTTATATATTCATGATATTGTCTGTTGTTTACCTTGCGGGTGCGGTATCCCATGAAGAACACTGAAAATAAATCAAAGGAGGTTGGACTATGAAAATCAAAATCATGACAGCTCTGACACTGCTTGCCCCTGCTCTGGCTATAGCAGCAGAGCCCGGACAGGGGGAGACACTAAAGCAGGGGCTTATGTTCCTTGGTGCAGGTCTTGCCATAGGTCTCGCAGCTTTGGGAACTGGCGTTGGTATGGGACACGCTATAAGAGGCACTCAGGAAGGGGTGGCAAGGAATCCTACCGTTGGAGGTAGGCTCCAAACCATAATGTTCATAGGCCTTGCCTTTATAGAAACCCTCGCTCTCTACGCCCTACTTATAGCTATAATACTACTCTTTGTGAAGTGATGGGGGTGCTTCCCCCTTCTTTTATGACTTTGGAGGTTTAGGATGGCGACGCAAAGAAACATAACGCGGATATCAAACCTTAGACGCAAACGCAAAAGCGGTTTTCTTGCCAGAATGGAGACCAAAAGCGGAAGGGCTATCATCAAAAGGAGAAGGCAGAAGGGAAGGAAAAGGTTGACGCCTTGAAGAAGATAGTTATTGGGTTCTTAAGATTTTGGCAGGTGTTTATTTCACCTCTCTATCCTCCCAGCTGTAGGTATTACCCCACCTGCTCTAACTATGCCATAATGGCAGTGGAAAAGCATGGAATCCTAAGGGGTATGCTAAAAGCCATTTGGAGAGTTTTAAGGTGCAATCCCTTCTCTAAGGGCGGAGTGGACTATCCCTGATGGAGAGAAAGGATTTAGACCTAAGAGGACTGCTCATCATCTTCGTGGTAATGACCCTATTCCTTTTTGGTTATCAGGCTTATCTTATCCTTTTTTCCCCTCAGCCTGAGCCACAAACACAAGAAAAGCCAGAAGAAAAGCCTCAAAATGTCCCATCCTTGCTACTTGGAACGAAAAGGGAAACCCAAAAACCAACCTCTCTTAAGACCCTTGACTTTGATAAGTTTGCCCTTACGCTTTCAGTAGAGGGTGCACGTATTGTCAGCCTTGTGGACAAGAGATATGGAAAGGAGCTTATAACAGAGGAAGAGAAAAGGCTGGGTATATATCCTCTTGAGGTCTTCACAGGCGAGCCAGAGCTTGACCTTGTGCTAAATTTATCTCCGTATGATATAACCTTAGAGGGCAACAGGATAGTAGCTACCTTGAGTGCGAAGGGCTTTGAGCTCAGAAAAATTCTTGAATACAAAGGTGATTACTTTACCCTTAAGCTGGAAAGCAAGGGGCTACCGCCTCTTTTTGTAAACGCAGGCATGCAAGTAAGGGAAGATGACTTCTTTACCCATTCAGGTCCCGTGCTAAAAATAGGCGACAAGGTGCAAAGGCTTG from Hydrogenobacter sp. T-8 includes these protein-coding regions:
- the fabZ gene encoding 3-hydroxyacyl-ACP dehydratase FabZ; this encodes MNTREIMEILPHRYPILLVDRIVEMEVGKRIVGIKNVSVNEPVFQGHFPNFPLMPGVYILEAMAQVGGILMIKSLGLEIGKYAIVFAGIDEARFKRPVYPGDQLLLELEVISLKKSLSKMKGTAKVGSEVVATAVLYAAARELHELKR
- a CDS encoding c-type cytochrome, which codes for MQAFAQQKGCFACHDINNKKVGPAFKEVAKRFAGQPNIEEELAKRIKNGGVGTWGQVPMPPQNVTEQEAKDLAKWVLSLK
- a CDS encoding PD-(D/E)XK nuclease family protein, whose product is MAKRVFVEKAKRFLRKVLQEPELREYVVKELSTYFADREKTEDNIEKLYRQLVKIGDELVRLREEQERRWQEQSALWQEQNKRWEEQNRRWEEQNRRWEEQERRWEEQNKRWEEQNRRWEEQRKLWEEQNRRWEEQQRRWEEQQKINRELMEEIKKLHRKYDTGIGALGARWGLRAESSFREAIKGILEEDFPVKVERYLAYDQEGEVFGRPDQVELDLIIRDGKTLIAEIKSSISKPDVFVLKRKVEFYKKREGKEVDRVLIISPMVDSKAMNLAKEYGFEVYSYPEDVEGLNEEH
- a CDS encoding valine--tRNA ligase, coding for MKDIGQYNHKAIESNHSKRWIEKALYSVENPSFQNRFSVVIPPPNVTGSLHMGHALNATLQDIVCRWQRMLGKDVVWVPGFDHAGIATQYVVDKRLQEEGLSRLELGREEFLKKVWEWVPISRNAIRQQLEKLGVSVDWKRERFTLDEGFSRAVRHAFRRLYEEGLIYRAEYMVSWCPKDLTALSDLEVEHEEEEGKLYYIRYPLEDGSGYITVATTRPETMLGDTAVAVHPQDERYKNLVGKKVRLPLVDWKRIAMDGSEVENLIPIIADERVKPEFGTGAVKITPAHDPLDFEIGKSHGLAFVQVMDQFANMNQNAGKFAGLDRYSARKRIVEELEELGLLEKVENHRHAVGKCYRCKTVLEPMVSTQWFLKVSDPRIKERATQVVKEGLIKFVPENWKKIYLQWMENLKDWCISRQIWWGHRIPVWYCEDCGHENVFTDEDFDRVYDKLIFNLIADRKIKEEFTPEEVASILHSPSFVHPELTVLDFYKKFAFHKYHSTEVDANSLRLFFTQDLNPMAILTEKKSRYRYDSKKKTYRFVLRCKKCGSENLRQETDVLDTWFSSALWPFGVFGWPEETQDLKGLYPTDLLVTGFDIIFFWVARMVMMGTYFMEDIPFRDVYIHALIRDEKGQKMSKTKGNVIDPLDIVEKYGADALRFTLAILTQQGRDIRLSEKRFEGYKHFANKLWNAGRFILMNLEPDLLTKLPYCAPPRVEDLWIITKLNRTIEKVNKALSEYEFSEAAKELYEFIWSEFCDWYIEFSKLRLYAKPEENVSEEERKAQEEAINREKITVQATLLNVFEKTLRLLHPFMPFITEELWLELPTAHRESISLADYPQHNPSEVYEEAEKKVERLKEIISAIRSLRSDLRIEPSRKIRLYYKAGESKGLVQEFMPHILSLARLESFQEVQTEPPNCVAGFSRDFEFYLPVEEGIKVQELLNSYSKRLSEIEKSLQGFQQKLSNENFLRRAPEEEINKAKEFLEELREEKQKVESLLSFLRRLV
- the hemL gene encoding glutamate-1-semialdehyde 2,1-aminomutase; protein product: MRNIELFEKAKALMPGGVSSPVRAFKAVGGEPIIVSRAQGSRLWDVEGKEYIDFLMSWGPLILGHSHPKVVEAVYEQAKKGLSYGLTNEHEITLAELVVSAMPSVEMVRFVSSGTEATMSAIRLARGYTGRKYVVKFDGCYHGHGDSLLVSAGSGIATLGIPGTPGVPEEIASLTLVIPYNDPQALEEVFRKYGEDIACVIVEPVAGNMGVVLPKPGFLEKIREITREYGALVICDEVITNFRLSKGGAQELFGRDPDITCMGKILGGGMPLGAYGGRKEIMQKVAPEGPVYQAGTLSGNPLSMVAGIATLSELFSLNPYKELESLTKMLTSGISEILHRKGIPHRINQIASMFTVFFTEEEVYDYETAKRSDRELFGKFFRALLKEGVLIPPAQFEAWFLSTAHTEEDIHLALEKIDKAVASL
- a CDS encoding TlpA family protein disulfide reductase; this translates as MPKIQVRTLEGKEVYLSDYKGQKILIYVWSRTCVGHSEHLRKLNDLQEKKKDHLIISYAVAMEPEDVIKSYQELDIKPRFLTLVDTEVRFNDYFPITFLPSTYIFDEKGRFVSSHPGLYIP
- the thrC gene encoding threonine synthase, which produces MASVLGLKCRECGREYSLEPIHVCEYCFGPLEVVYDYDEIKKKVSREKIQEGPKSLWRYIDLLPVEEPRVGLNAGFTPLKKAENLGKMLGLENLYIKDDSVNHPTLSFKDRVVSVAISKAIEFGFDTAACASTGNLANSVASHSAQAGLNCFVFIPANLESQKIYGSLVFAPTVVAVEGTYDDVNRLCSEIANELQWAFVNINIRPFYAEGSKTLAFEVVEQLGWRAPDAVVAPAASGSLITKIWKGLKELVRVGLIEEMNTRVYGAQAEGCSPIAQAWKEGRDFIKPVRPNTIAKSIAIGNPADGIYALQVTKESRGDWETATDEEIIEGIKLLAETEGIFTETAGGTTIAVLKKLAQKGAFRRDEVVVAYITGNGYKTMEVLDNHLKETIHIKPSLADFKEKILARV